The following are from one region of the Centropristis striata isolate RG_2023a ecotype Rhode Island chromosome 19, C.striata_1.0, whole genome shotgun sequence genome:
- the LOC131992839 gene encoding beta-1,3-galactosyl-O-glycosyl-glycoprotein beta-1,6-N-acetylglucosaminyltransferase 4-like, with protein sequence MNTRCPALRQARRRFIPSLLLLLALALLLLVSVKNNFVTRSFDTLDDIQTFHKYNINCSAIYDMDPVEVGKSLIIRQKQVVEDTDESLVNLTTSCSLFLKSRGYDEVFVSEEERDFPLAYSLVVHKSAWMVERLIRALYSPSNIYCIHYDQKSSAQFIAAVEGLARCLPNVFIATKREFVFYASISRLKADLNCLSDLLESEVKWKYVINLCGQDFPLKSNIKLVSELKKLNGANMLETCRPSEYKKQRFTFQYELRDARFEYKKLPVKTKQVKTPAPHGIEVFSGSAYFVLSWDFVVYINSSDVVKDFLAWSEDTYSPDEHFWATLVRLPGVPGEVPRSHPDITDLMIKTRLVKWKNLEEKLYPRCSGKHVRSICIYGAAEMRWLLNFGHWFANKFDPKVDPILIQCLEEKLEE encoded by the coding sequence ATGAATACAAGATGTCCAGCGCTGCGACAAGCAAGAAGACGATTCATCCCttccctcctgctgctgctggctctggCTCTCCTGCTGCTGGTCAGTGTGAAGAACAACTTCGTCACTCGAAGTTTCGACACTTTAGATGACATCCAGACATTTCACAAGTACAATATTAACTGTTCGGCTATATATGACATGGACCCAGTGGAGGTGGGTAAATCTTTGATCATCAGACAGAAACAAGTTGTGGAGGATACGGATGAAAGTCTGGTTAACCTCACGACGAGCTGCTCGTTATTCCTCAAGTCCAGAGGTTATGATGAGGTGTTTGtctcagaggaggagagagacttTCCTCTCGCTTACTCACTGGTTGTGCATAAATCTGCCTGGATGGTAGAGAGACTCATCAGAGCTTTGTACTCACCCAGCAACATCTACTGCATCCACTACGATCAGAAGTCTTCAGCTCAGTTCATCGCGGCTGTGGAGGGTTTAGCTCGCTGTTTGCCCAACGTCTTCATCGCCACCAAGAGAGAGTTTGTCTTTTACGCCAGCATCAGTCGACTAAAGGCAGATCTCAACTGTCTGTCTGACCTTTTGGAGTCAGAGGTCAAGTGGAAGTATGTCATTAACCTCTGTGGACAAGATTTCCCCCTCAAGTCCAACATTAAGCTGGTGTCTGAGCTTAAGAAGTTAAATGGAGCCAACATGCTGGAGACGTGTCGACCCTCTGAGTATAAAAAGCAGAGGTTCACCTTTCAATACGAGCTGAGGGACGCCAGGTTTGAATATAAGAAACTGCCGGTGAAAACGAAGCAAGTAAAAACCCCGGCGCCGCACGGCATCGAGGTGTTCTCCGGCAGTGCCTACTTTGTCTTGTCCTGGGACTTTGTCGTCTACATCAACTCCTCCGATGTGGTCAAGGATTTCTTGGCGTGGTCGGAGGACACCTACTCTCCAGATGAACACTTCTGGGCCACTCTGGTGCGACTGCCTGGCGTGCCAGGAGAGGTACCCAGATCACACCCCGATATCACCGACCTGATGATTAAGACCAGGCTGGTAAAATGGAAAAACCTGGAAGAGAAGCTGTACCCGCGCTGCTCGGGGAAACACGTCCGCAGCATCTGTATTTACGGCGCGGCTGAAATGCGTTGGTTGCTCAACTTCGGCCACTGGTTCGCCAATAAATTTGATCCCAAAGTGGACCCCATCCTCATCCAGTGCCTGGAGGAGAAGCTAGAGGAGTAA